The sequence CTTCTCGGAGCGCTTGAGCGCGTTGTAGCGAACCATCGAGTGCATCAGCCGCACCATGGCGGCCGCTTCGAAGCCCGGGCCGTAGCGGTCCAACGCCCCGGGCAGCGTGGTGACGGCGAAAAAGCTCGTCGTCTCGTTGACCCGGCGCGCGGCGCGACGGCCGGACAACGCGCCGGTCAGTGCCATGGGCAGCGCTGCGTAGGTGTTGACGAAGGTCGCGATAAAGGCCCCGCGGGTGACGAACGGCGCCACCAATGCGGCCGGAATGCGTGCGTGCCGAGCGCCCTCACGCACCAGGTCCATGTCCAGCCACGGGGGCGCGGCTTCCATATCGGCGATGAACGCCGCCAGCTCCGGTGGCGCGTCGGCGACCGCGTCAATGCCCTTGCGGCAGGCCAACTGGAGCATGTCGATCAACGCGGTGACGCTGTATTCGGACATCAGCGCCGCATAGGGGTCGGCCACCACATCCCCGAGCAGGGTCGTCGTGCGGATCAGTTCGACGGCCCGTTCGTCGGCCAGGTAGGGGGCGCGCTCGGCGACCCACTCCGGCAGGGCCGAGCGGTCTGCCGGATCGGTGGTGGTGCGGTAGGGCTGTTTGTCGAAGTCGATGTCGCCGTAGAGGTCCGGCTGCACCTCGCGCTGACTGCGAACACGTTCCGCAAGCTCGGGGTAGTGCGTGGGCATCACGGCCTCCAGATAACTAACATATTGTTAGTTACACAAGTAACAGAGTGTTAGTTATGCTGTCAACTATGACTTTGGGGCAGTCGCGGCGGCGGATGACGGCCGAGGCCCGGCGTGGCCAGATCCTCGATGTCGCCCACGCGATCGTGGACGCGGAGGGATTTCACGCGGCCACGCCGAACCGGATAGCCCGCGAGGCCGGGATCAACCGGTCGCTGATCTATCAGCAATTCGGCGACCCCGCCAGGCTTTTCGTCGCGTTGATCGATCGCGAAGCCGCGCGGGCGGCCGACCAGTTCGCCGAGGTGATCGCCGAAACGACGGAACCGGGCGGCGACGGCGTTCTGGTCAGCAGGTTCGACAGCGTGCTCCGCGCGGTCGACGCCTGCCCTGCCACGTGGCGGCTGTTCCTGTTCCCGCCGCAGGGCGCGCCGCCGGAACTGCACGAGCGTCTTGCGCAGGCGCAAGAAGTCGTGCGCGCCTACTTGGTGGGCGAGTTGCTGCGCAGCTACCCCGACTTGCCGGATCCTGACTACACCGCCCGCATGCTGCATGCCGCCGCTCGCGAACTTCTGCAGTTGCGCCTCAGCGATCCCGAGGCCGCCACCCACGAGCGCCTCCACGCCCTGATTCGGTCGCTGGCGGTACGTGCTGCTGTGCCGGCGCGGTGACGTCGGCGAAGCCCAGCGGGGGCCTCAGTAGCCGCCGGAGTGCTCGAAGATCTTGCGCGGGTTGTCGACCAGCATGGTGCGCAGCTGCTCGTCGGTGACGCCACGCTGCCGCAGCGCGGGGATCACGTCGTTGTGGATGTGCAGGTAGTGCCAGTTGGGTGCGGCCACCGAGCTCAGTTCGCCGGGCAGCGCATCGAAATAGCAGTTGGCGTCGTGCGAGAGCACCATCTTGTCCGCGTGGCCGCGCTCGCACATGGCCGCCACCGTGTTCACGCGTTCCTCGAACGGCAGGATCAGATCGATGCCGAACCGGTCCATACCCAGGTACGAGCCCGCGGCGATCAGGTCCTCCAAGTAGCCCAGGTCGGTGCTGTCCCCGGAGTGGCCGATCACCACGCGGGACAGGTCGACGCCTTCTTCTTCGAAGATGCGCTGCTGTTCCAGGCCGCGACGGCTGCCGGCATGGGTGTGGGTGGAGATGGGTGCGCCGGTACGCCGGTGGGCTTGGGCGACCGCGCGCAACACCCGCTCGACGCCGGGAGTGACGCCCGGTTCGTCGGTGGCGCACTTGAGGATCGCCGCCTTGATCCCGGTGTCGGCGATGCCGGTCTCGATGTCGCGGACGAACATGTCGGCCATGATCTCCGGTCCGTCCAGCATGGTGCCTGGACCCAGATAGTGGAAGAAGAACGGCACGTCGTTGTAGGTGTAGACGCCGGTTGCCACCACGATGTTCAGTTCGGTGCCCGCGGCAACTCGGGCGATCCGCGGGATGTAGCGGCCCAGGCCGATCACCGTCAGGTCGACGATGGTGTCGACCCCGGCGGCCTTCAGCTCGTTGAGCCGAGTGATCGCGTCGGCCACCCGGGCCTCCTCGTCGCCCCAGGCTTCCGGATAGTTCTGGGCGATCTCGGTGGTCATGATGAACACGTGCTCGTGCATCAGGGTGACGCCGAGGTCGGCGGTGTCGATGGGCCCGCGCGCGGTGTGACATTGCGACATGGCTCGATCGTATGGAGATTGACGCGGCGGTCGGCTGCCTTCGCCGAGAATGCCTACGGCTGCTCCAGCAGATTGTCGCGGATTCGCGCATAGGAGTGGGTGAACAGTTCCACCTCACGCGGACTGAGCGAGTCGAACAGGCCGGCCCGCACCGCTTGCACATGGCCCGGCGCGGCCGCTCGCAACTTGTCCATGCCCGACTCGGTGAGCTCGGCGTACTGGCCGCGTTTGTCTTCCTCGCACTTGACCTGGTGGACCCAGCCGGCGTCGGTCAGCCGTTTGACCGCTCGGGTGACTCCGCTGCGGGTCGTCACGGTGATGTCGGCCAACTCGTTCATCCGCAGCCGGCGGTCGGGCGCCTCGGACAGCAGCGCCAGGATCTCGAAGTCGGACAGGTTCAGTCCTGCGTCGGCGGCCAATTGCCGGTCCAGGCTACGGAGCAGCAAGCGCGTGCTGTCGAGGTAGCCCCGCCACATCCGCTGTTCCTCCTCGTTGAGCCATGGTGCCTCCATGAGGCCCAAATAT is a genomic window of Mycolicibacter heraklionensis containing:
- a CDS encoding oxygenase MpaB family protein, with the protein product MPTHYPELAERVRSQREVQPDLYGDIDFDKQPYRTTTDPADRSALPEWVAERAPYLADERAVELIRTTTLLGDVVADPYAALMSEYSVTALIDMLQLACRKGIDAVADAPPELAAFIADMEAAPPWLDMDLVREGARHARIPAALVAPFVTRGAFIATFVNTYAALPMALTGALSGRRAARRVNETTSFFAVTTLPGALDRYGPGFEAAAMVRLMHSMVRYNALKRSEKWDIDIYGLPIPQVDQMPAGMINLYLLATAAHRKGRTEFSASERAVVEFTRYRAFLLGLPEELLPTTPAEIIHLIHTRGALLREDFDDATCGEMVRSTMAAYLRPVDTRWERMADAVEKSYSKAAFTKAFCNGDRAVAKDKGVSIGLADYLRIGVTAPFIIGRLLVVRRANRIPALRQITDDYLVRLVKRRLQTYGKPEFTSDANDYTPAGQLAQ
- a CDS encoding TetR/AcrR family transcriptional regulator; its protein translation is MTAEARRGQILDVAHAIVDAEGFHAATPNRIAREAGINRSLIYQQFGDPARLFVALIDREAARAADQFAEVIAETTEPGGDGVLVSRFDSVLRAVDACPATWRLFLFPPQGAPPELHERLAQAQEVVRAYLVGELLRSYPDLPDPDYTARMLHAAARELLQLRLSDPEAATHERLHALIRSLAVRAAVPAR
- a CDS encoding phosphotriesterase encodes the protein MSQCHTARGPIDTADLGVTLMHEHVFIMTTEIAQNYPEAWGDEEARVADAITRLNELKAAGVDTIVDLTVIGLGRYIPRIARVAAGTELNIVVATGVYTYNDVPFFFHYLGPGTMLDGPEIMADMFVRDIETGIADTGIKAAILKCATDEPGVTPGVERVLRAVAQAHRRTGAPISTHTHAGSRRGLEQQRIFEEEGVDLSRVVIGHSGDSTDLGYLEDLIAAGSYLGMDRFGIDLILPFEERVNTVAAMCERGHADKMVLSHDANCYFDALPGELSSVAAPNWHYLHIHNDVIPALRQRGVTDEQLRTMLVDNPRKIFEHSGGY
- a CDS encoding MarR family winged helix-turn-helix transcriptional regulator yields the protein MEAPWLNEEEQRMWRGYLDSTRLLLRSLDRQLAADAGLNLSDFEILALLSEAPDRRLRMNELADITVTTRSGVTRAVKRLTDAGWVHQVKCEEDKRGQYAELTESGMDKLRAAAPGHVQAVRAGLFDSLSPREVELFTHSYARIRDNLLEQP